From the Leptolyngbya sp. CCY15150 genome, the window AATTTATCGATCAGTTGTTTTTGGTAGGGTGTTGTGATGCTGCGGGATACATGATCAAACACAACCATCTGTTGTCGTTGATAATCGATGGCTTGACCCAAGCCAAAACACAGGGCTGGCAACGATTCTGACAGCATTGGCGTCCAACCAGCATCCAAGGCTTCTGCCACAACCCTGCCGCGATCGCTGCCCTCAAACCGATAGATGAGCGATCGCTCTGTACCTAAAAACTGCTGCACAGAGGCAACAACAGCTTGGAGTAAGGAATCTAGCTCTTGGGTACGGTGTAAGTGATGAGCAACCTGCTGAATTGACTGGCGAGCTTGGCTAAACTGTTTCTGTACAACATCTGACAAATGTCCTTTGACGCCTTGCTGCACGCCCTGCACCAGGGCCGATAGGCGATCAATGTCTTTAAGGACATCTGGTTTTTTAAGGGATCCAACGGTTTCCAACTCTGCTTTGATTTGAGTTAGAGCGACCTGGGCCTGTTCAGTTTCCTGGCTAAGTTCTTGTTCCACCGCCGCGATCGCATCCGTGATCCGTTGCTCTTGCTGATGACGGCTATCTAAGAAGGCAGTATTAAGCTCTGCTGGCATTTCATTAGGTTCGGTAGCATCTGCGCTACTCGTGATAAAATCTGCAAACAGGTCATGATCTGACGTATTAGACCCATGGAGCATCTTGGGATCTTGGTGACTACCAACTTGAAAACTTGTCATTGACTCTAAATCTCCGTAAGTAGTGGTGACGGTAAAAGCTATACAACAGTAAGCTCAATAACCTAGGATAGAAGTTAGGTATCTCCATGCCTATAGACATCGAGCTGCTGCTTAATGGATCAGAAGCTGATGCGAGAATGCTTGTATCAAGCTGCTCTGTCCCAGTTGATGAGTTGGGGTAAGACGCTAGTGCAATTCATACTCATGAGACCCGATCGATAATCAATTGCTCGATACCCAAATGAATGTAGTAGCCATAAGATCGATCAGTTTCAGCTCAAGAATTGATTGCTTTTTCCTAATTTCGATTAAGGCTATTCATGCTGTTTAGAAGCTACAGGATCTTTGAATTCCAATGCTTTACTCTTGAGGAAAGAATGAAGGATGGTGGGCTGGCGTTTGACGTGAGGCTATCAGCGGAGATGCACCTGAAAAATGGGATCCTGCATCACGGCCTTAGTCTTCAAAACGGGTAACCCTAGGGACTGAAGATATCCAGATAGATAGGGCAAAGACTGTTCTGGAAATAAAGCTTGAGTAGCGATCTCTAAGGTATGAACAGGATGGGTTTGAATGCCAACGACGTCCGTCATCACAAAGCCAAGGGTGGTGTCTTGATCAGTGAGAGCGATCGCTGTGAGGGCATTGTCCTGAGGATGAGTGGTGATGGAATCTATCAGTCCAATCTGCGCACTCAAATCGACTATCCACAACATTTCACTGCGATAGTTATAAACCCCCAGAACACAATGGGGCATATTGGGCACGGGCAGGATTTCAGGGAGGGTTAGCTGAAAGACAGATTGGATGTCTTCTAGAGCAATCAGAATCCTGTCCTGTGGGCTAAGTTGACATTCTAAAAATCGTGACTCACGGAGGGCGGCTGGGGGCTGGCTCGTACTGGATGGGCGATCGCTCCCTTGTGTTAGCCAATCCATCAGAGAAACCACACTGTAGCCTGATTCTGGCGTAGCTGCCAATTGGAATTCGCGTCGCCATGCCGGGAGATGGCTGCCCTGCTGCCGTCCATAGAGGCGAACAGCCTGGACTGGCTCAATCTTTAGATCTCTTAAAATCGGATAAATATCTGAGACTACTGTATCAGCATTGGGCACTGATATAGCTTCTACAAGCAGTCCTAAACATCCATCTTTCCAGCCGACTTTAATCCAGATTCCTTGGGGATTCATCTGTTGATTAAGGAGCGTGGCGATCGCCTCTGGATCTCCCTTTTGGGCCTGTTGAGATAGATCCCAGACTTGGGATGGGATTGATGATGTAGCCATATTATCTCCCCATCAATCGTTGAATTTCCTTAACTAAGTCTTGTTGGTTAACGGGCTTAGGGATATAGGCATCGGCTCCCAACATATTTCCCCAAAGCTTATCGGCATCTGTATCCTTGGTTGAACACATGATGACTGGAATAGAATCAGTGCCAGGACTAGTTTTTAGCTCGCGGCAAAGCTCAAAGCCACTTTGTCCTGGCAAGATCACATCCAGCACAATTAAGTCTGGATGCTGACGCACCAAATGTGTTTGAGCTTCTTCGCTGCTGCGGGCTAGGACAACGGTGAGCCCAGCTTGCTGAAGGTATTGCATTAATATTTCGGACTCAGTGACGCTATCTTCTACAAGTAGAACCGTTGACATATAGTGCCTCGTTTTGATGTGTGAACCAGATTGCCGCCCATAGCCATGTCTTAACAAACCTTGTCTATGCGATCGCACCCCTTTGCTCCTACCGATGGCATTGCCCTTGAGCCATGGTTATCCTTTAATCTTCGGATAGTTAATCGGATAGGTTCGTTGATCGATGATCCTAAAGCTTCTATTGCAGCATCAATAGTGCTTGGCCCGATGCACCACCTGAATCTAAGTGCTGAGTGCTGAGTGCATCAGGCCGTTGCTTTGGGTAGTAGCGCCGAGTTACCTCTAAAACCTTGTGAGGATTCACTGGTTTTGATAAGAAATCTGAGGCCCCAACCATCTTAGCTCGTACTCGATCAACCAAACCATCATTGCCGGTTAAAATGACCACTGGTGTATCTTTAAAGATGGAAATTCGTCGAATTTGGGAACAAATTTCGTATCCACTAGCGATCGGCATCACCAGATCCAAGAAGATGAGATCGGGCTTTTCTTCTAATAGGCTTGGAATAGCTTGGAGCGGATCCTGTACACTCACGCATTGATAACCCGATTGCTTTAGAATAGTTTCAAGCTGTCGGCAAATAGCAGGACTATCGTCAATGCATAGCACCTTGGGTGAACGATTAGCCTTCTGCTCTGCCAAAACGTCTCTCAACTGTTGTGGCAGTAAATCCGGAACTAATCGTAAATTTAAGAGCCCTTTACGAAAATAAGGTGTGAGCGACTGGGTCAACTTGAGAGCAGGCTGTTTCACGGTCACGGCTAGGTCAGCCAAGGTCGCCTTCCCATCGATGAGCGTTGACAACATGCTATAGGCCTTAGACGATACCCGTTTTTGTAGTTCCTCACGGTTATTAATGTAGGGGGCTAGGTGAGGCGAATATCTTGCCAGCTCTGCATTACACCAGCTTTGCCACTGTTGATAGGCCTTCGTCAATAACTGACGCGGGTTGAGAATGGTGATCGGTTCTCCCATAGCCTTGAGAAGGTCAGATTGATCTGCGATCGCTTCGAAGGAATCGCCCTCTTGCAAGATATCGAAGAGCACCTCACAAATGAGATGTTCGACAATGGCGATCGCTTGATTGCGATGCAGCCGCTGTTGCCGAACCAGACCCATCATCACGGCATATTCCATGAAGGGAGAATCAACAGTTCCTGAGAACTGAATCGTGTCTGGATCAAGCTGGGGAGCAAAGAGCAGAATCGCCCGTCGCCATCGACGAAATCGATGAACATGACTGCTGACCCAAACAAGCCGCCCCAATAAAAAGTAAAGATTCCAGGAATAGGTTGCACCCGACCGTCCAACAGTTAAGCTGCTGGAGTGAACGACTAGTTCACCGGTAAAATGCTGGTCACTGTTAAGCTGAAATTGTTGCGTTAACTGACCAATTGACAAATGTCTCAAGACTGAAAAACTCCATCTGAGGTAATGTTTTTAACGTAAACATTAGATGGTAGACGACCTCAGAACACCATAGGTAACCTTGACGTTGTATCCATGCACAATCAACCCTCAGTCTAGGTCTAATACTCTAGGCTCAGAATCAAGTTAAGGATATTAAAAAGACTGTTGAATAGCGGAATCAAATGAATGGTGTAGCGCCCTACACAGCTCGGTGAGGAGGACAGGCTATTGCTTTCCTCAACTGAATCGCCTCTTCCGCTAACAGCCTTGAGCTGTGAACCATAGTCAGAGATTGTGGTAGTGAACTCTATCTAGATTATTCAGCGATACCCCTGCAGATTGACTGAATAACCCGATGATTTACTAGCAGATGCAGATTGTTTTGTAGTAGACGCAACTAAATTTGATTCTCCTATGTAATCATACTTCAAGAATTGGCGACTTGCCACTGTCTAAACTCCGTAAAATCACTGATTTTTTTCGGCTGCGATTAAACAGTAGCCTTGGTGAGGGCCGGCACGATGCGATCGCTGGCCATTTTTGCTCCGTAAAAATGGCGGGCAACCGGGTCAAGCTTGGGTTAACGGTCTGTAGGTCTAACAAGAGAGACCATTGCCGCACGTCCAGGTGATGCCCCGTCGCCAGCCAAATCCGATCCCTTGGCAGGTGGGCTAGGCAGCCATGCTCCGGAGTGCGATCGCAGGTCACCTGCCAAGCAGCTCTCGTCCATTGGGGTGGCTGCACCTGGAACTGTTCATAAAACTGCACCGATCCTTATATCGCTCTGCCGCCAAACTCCCCAGGGTATGGTGATCGGGGTCAGGATGATGGACAGCGGGCGATCGCAAATGGGGGAATTTCAAAAGCGGCAAATTGGTGATGCCATTGCTGCATCTACTGTCCAGCACTATCCAAGACTACGATCCGGCGGCGCAGGGGGGCCTTTTTTTGCCGCACGTGGGTGATCAAGGTGAGCGCCTGGGGGCCGGCACCCAGGATGGCAATATCAAGGTCTCTGGGAGCGATCGCTTGCCTAGACTAGGGTTACCTGTTGCCCAAGGGGCCAATTCCTGCGCAGGGGTAGTAGTATGCATACAGATCTCGTTGATCGTCGATGAAGTCATGGCATGGGCTGGCGATGGCTGGCCGAGCTAGTTCACCCCGATCGATGGATGAATCGGCCTATGAGTTAGCCTAGGAATCAGCCATGCACTGACAGGTGACCTCGGTACATCACCCAGCCATTGCCGTTCAATTGATCTAAAATGATAATCATTGTCAGTCTACTACACATTTCATTACTGCACATCCGATAAAGGCGTCCCTATGGTCACGACTGCGATGACAACTCCAACTCCCGTTACCGTGCTCACGGGTTATTTAGGGGCAGGCAAAACCACCCTGCTCAACCGCATCCTCACCTATGAACATGGCAAAAAGGTAGCGGTGATTGTCAATGAATTTGGTGAGGTGGGTATCGATCACCAGCTTGTGGTGGATGCGGATGAAGAAATTTTCGAGATGAACAACGGCTGCATTTGCTGCACCGTGCGGGGTGATTTGATTCGTATCATTGGCAACTTGATGAAACGGCGCGATCGCTTTGATCACCTCGTGATTGAAACCACAGGTCTTGCTGATCCGGCCCCAGTCATCCAAACCTTTTTTGTGGATGAAGACGTGCAGGCCCAGTCGCAGTTAGATGCCGTCGTGACGGTGGTGGATGCCCAGCATATCTGGCAACATTGGGACGCGGAGGAAGCGGTAGAACAAATTGCCTTTGCTGATGTCATCTTACTCAACAAGGTTGACCTAGTTACCCCTGAACAATTGGATGACCTAGAGCGCCGGATTCGGGAGATGAATGCGATCGCTAAGATCCACCGCACCCGTGATGCCCAGATCGACATGGACGATATTTTAGGTATCTCTGCCTTCGACCTTAACAATGCACTACAGATCGATCCTGAATTTCTCAGCGAAACGGCCCATGAGCACGATGAAACCGTAGCTTCCATCGCCATTGTGGAACCAGGTGCCCTGCATGGCGATCGCCTCAATGCTTGGATGGGAGAGCTGTTGCGTAATCATGGCCCCGATATTTTCCGCATGAAGGGCATTCTCAATATTGACGGAGAAGACTGTCGCTTTGTTTTTCAGGGCATTCATATGTTATTTGACGGCCGTCAAGATCGTCCTTGGCGACCCGATGAGACCCGCAAGAATGAGCTGGTGTTTATTGGCCGTAATTTAGAATCTCTGAATTTACTAGAGCGTTTTCGAGAATGCTTAGTCTAACGTAACCGTTCTTATCTTAGAAAAGGCGTTGCTGAATCGCAAGATGATGTGTGCTAAGGAACCGTGAGCGAGATGCTCATACTCGCAGTTCGTTTACGATCCAGGTAGGGTGAGTATCTTGCTCCCATTCCGGTTGCATATCTCTATTCAGCAACGCCAAAGCTGCATATCGTGATCACTGAGTTTTCTGTCCCATGCCCACCACCCACCCCTTGCTTAAATTCCACTGGCAAACTACCTTACCCGAATATGTGACGGCGATCGCTTGGTCGCCCGATGGTCAAACCCTAGGCGTCGGTACTGCCGCCGGTGATGTAGTCCTGTATGCGATCGCTTCTGGAAGTGCCACCGTCCTGCAAGCCCAGAGCGATCGCTCCATTGATACCCTAGCCTTTTCTGCCGACGGCCAGTTTTTAGCCACCGGCGGGCAAGATGGATCTGCCCAGATCTGGTCATGCCTAACGGAATCACCCCAGTTAATTCAGGCGTTACGGGAAGATCGGGTTTGGGTCGATCGCTTAGCCTGGCATCCTACAGATCCAGAGCTAGCCATCAGCTTTGGGCGATCGGTGCAGGTTTGGAATGTAGCGACCCAAACTCAGGTTGCCACCCTAGATTTTGAAGCATCCTCAGTCCTGGATCTAGCCTGGCATCCCCAGGGAGAACATCTCTCAGTGGCAGGACATCGCGCGATTAAGACATGGAAACGCCAAGCCTGGGATGCCTCTCCAGAAGAACGGGAAACCAGCGCCGCTATCGAAGCGATCGCTTGGTCGTCCGACGGTCGTTACCTAGCGGCGGGCAACCACGATCGCACCCTATTAGTATGGGAAATGGGAAACCCAGCTCCGTGGCAGATGCAAGGTTTTCCGGGTAAGGTACGTCAACTGGCCTGGCCCAGTGATGCTAAATCGAATAAGCTACCTCTCCTAGCCAGCATCAGTGCAGAAGAGGTGATTATTTGGCAAAAAGAAGCTGACCCCAATGCCGGCTGGGCGGCCCAACCGCTATCCGTCCACATGAGTCGAGTGGTGGCGATCGCCTTCCAGCCAGGCTCACGACTGCTAGCCTCAGCCGCCGATGATGGAACCGTCTGTCTGTGTAAGTCTGCCCACACGCTAATCCAGCGCCTCCAGGGAGCCCCCGGCGGCTTTGCCTGTCTGGCTTGGCATCCCCAAGGGCAGTACCTAGCGGCAGGTGGTCAGCAGGGCGAACTGATCACTTGGGCGATCGCCCCTCGTGGTCGTGGTTTTGGCACATAAGGTTGAGCGAAGCACCGGGGATAAGAGCCAACGCCTGATGCCAAATCCGCTTAAAAAGCTATTAGACAAGGGTCACGATTCATGGAAAGATGCGGTAGGATGTCCTAGAATGATAACCATTCTCATTCTGCCCTGTCTTCGTTCACCGTCTTTTGGTGATTCAAGTCCCCATGTCTACCCAATCTCTACCTAAGCCACCGTTAGAGTCTGTCCTTGCCCATGGCAAAGATGTTGCAGACCTCTTGCGCCCATGAGACTAGGCCAATGCCTAGCCAAGCTTTGATGTGACGTTATTGTAGGAGTTCATAATGCTTCAAAATCAGGGATTATTGCGCCGGGTCTCGTTTGCGATCGCCTCCACGGTGGTGATTGGATTGGGAAGTTGTGCGTCTGAGCCAACGGGCGTGACGGATGAGGAGCTAACCCAGGGTGAGGCCATCGAACAGGCCGATGATCTTGATCTGCAGGTGATCACCACATTTGTCCCCATCACCCAGTTCACCAAGGCTGTGGCGGGCGATCGCGCTGAGGTGATTCAACTGCTGCCGGCCAATGTTGGCCCCCATGATTACCAAGCTAAGCCATCGGATGTGCAGGCGATCGCCGATGCCGACGTGTTGGTGAAGAACGGCCTGGAGATGGAGTTTTTCCTCGATGACCTCATCGCTAATGCTGGTAATGCCGATCTTGTGTTGATTGACACCAGTGAGGGTGTTGCTGTTCTCTCCAACGAGGATGTGGAAGGTCACGGTGATGAGCACAGCGATGACCACGGTGATGAGCACGGCCACGATCACGGTGATGAGCACGGGGATGAGCATGCAGCAGAAAGTGGCGATAGCCATGCTGGTCACGTCCACCATGGGGAGTATAACCCTCACATCTGGCTCGATCCCAAGCGGGTGATTCAACAGGTGGAAACCATTCGCGATGGTCTGATTGCGGTTGATCCAGAGGGCGAAACCGACTACAGGGCCAACGCTGCCGCCTACATTGAG encodes:
- a CDS encoding chemotaxis protein CheW — its product is MATSSIPSQVWDLSQQAQKGDPEAIATLLNQQMNPQGIWIKVGWKDGCLGLLVEAISVPNADTVVSDIYPILRDLKIEPVQAVRLYGRQQGSHLPAWRREFQLAATPESGYSVVSLMDWLTQGSDRPSSTSQPPAALRESRFLECQLSPQDRILIALEDIQSVFQLTLPEILPVPNMPHCVLGVYNYRSEMLWIVDLSAQIGLIDSITTHPQDNALTAIALTDQDTTLGFVMTDVVGIQTHPVHTLEIATQALFPEQSLPYLSGYLQSLGLPVLKTKAVMQDPIFQVHLR
- a CDS encoding response regulator; translated protein: MSTVLLVEDSVTESEILMQYLQQAGLTVVLARSSEEAQTHLVRQHPDLIVLDVILPGQSGFELCRELKTSPGTDSIPVIMCSTKDTDADKLWGNMLGADAYIPKPVNQQDLVKEIQRLMGR
- a CDS encoding response regulator — encoded protein: MRHLSIGQLTQQFQLNSDQHFTGELVVHSSSLTVGRSGATYSWNLYFLLGRLVWVSSHVHRFRRWRRAILLFAPQLDPDTIQFSGTVDSPFMEYAVMMGLVRQQRLHRNQAIAIVEHLICEVLFDILQEGDSFEAIADQSDLLKAMGEPITILNPRQLLTKAYQQWQSWCNAELARYSPHLAPYINNREELQKRVSSKAYSMLSTLIDGKATLADLAVTVKQPALKLTQSLTPYFRKGLLNLRLVPDLLPQQLRDVLAEQKANRSPKVLCIDDSPAICRQLETILKQSGYQCVSVQDPLQAIPSLLEEKPDLIFLDLVMPIASGYEICSQIRRISIFKDTPVVILTGNDGLVDRVRAKMVGASDFLSKPVNPHKVLEVTRRYYPKQRPDALSTQHLDSGGASGQALLMLQ
- a CDS encoding GTP-binding protein: MVTTAMTTPTPVTVLTGYLGAGKTTLLNRILTYEHGKKVAVIVNEFGEVGIDHQLVVDADEEIFEMNNGCICCTVRGDLIRIIGNLMKRRDRFDHLVIETTGLADPAPVIQTFFVDEDVQAQSQLDAVVTVVDAQHIWQHWDAEEAVEQIAFADVILLNKVDLVTPEQLDDLERRIREMNAIAKIHRTRDAQIDMDDILGISAFDLNNALQIDPEFLSETAHEHDETVASIAIVEPGALHGDRLNAWMGELLRNHGPDIFRMKGILNIDGEDCRFVFQGIHMLFDGRQDRPWRPDETRKNELVFIGRNLESLNLLERFRECLV
- a CDS encoding PD40 domain-containing protein translates to MPTTHPLLKFHWQTTLPEYVTAIAWSPDGQTLGVGTAAGDVVLYAIASGSATVLQAQSDRSIDTLAFSADGQFLATGGQDGSAQIWSCLTESPQLIQALREDRVWVDRLAWHPTDPELAISFGRSVQVWNVATQTQVATLDFEASSVLDLAWHPQGEHLSVAGHRAIKTWKRQAWDASPEERETSAAIEAIAWSSDGRYLAAGNHDRTLLVWEMGNPAPWQMQGFPGKVRQLAWPSDAKSNKLPLLASISAEEVIIWQKEADPNAGWAAQPLSVHMSRVVAIAFQPGSRLLASAADDGTVCLCKSAHTLIQRLQGAPGGFACLAWHPQGQYLAAGGQQGELITWAIAPRGRGFGT
- a CDS encoding zinc ABC transporter substrate-binding protein; amino-acid sequence: MLQNQGLLRRVSFAIASTVVIGLGSCASEPTGVTDEELTQGEAIEQADDLDLQVITTFVPITQFTKAVAGDRAEVIQLLPANVGPHDYQAKPSDVQAIADADVLVKNGLEMEFFLDDLIANAGNADLVLIDTSEGVAVLSNEDVEGHGDEHSDDHGDEHGHDHGDEHGDEHAAESGDSHAGHVHHGEYNPHIWLDPKRVIQQVETIRDGLIAVDPEGETDYRANAAAYIEQLQALDAEFTERLAPYAGQTFVAFHDFAPYFAESYGLEAEFLVDVPDVNPSPEDVRRVIETVEASSLKTLLTEPQAGDEAFASLSSDLNVKVSAFDPMETGDATATEPEAYFTIMRQNVDVLEAAFSTSVQSWLSPGMPQPLAMILPPTWATRPFATVVQPVGVR